A window of the Equus asinus isolate D_3611 breed Donkey chromosome 20, EquAss-T2T_v2, whole genome shotgun sequence genome harbors these coding sequences:
- the ATP5MG gene encoding ATP synthase subunit g, mitochondrial → MAQFVRNLAEKAPALVNAAVTYSKPRLATFWRYAKVELVPPTPAEIPAAIQSLKKIVNSAQTGSFKQLTVKEALLNGLVATEVWMWFYVGEIIGKRGIIGYNV, encoded by the exons ATGGCCCAGTTTGTCCGCAACCTCGCGGAGAAGGCCCCGGCGCTGGTGAACG ctgCTGTGACTTACTCGAAGCCTCGACTGGCCACATTTTGGCGCTATGCCAAAGTTGAGCTGGTTCCTCCAACCCCTGCTGAGATCCCTGCAGCTATTCAGAGCTTGAAAAAAATAGTCAATAGTGCTCAAACTGGTAGCTTCAAACAGCTCACAGTTAAG GaagctctgctgaatggtttggTGGCCACTGAGGTGTGGATGTGGTTTTATGTTGGCGAGATCATAGGCAAGCGTGGCATCATTGGCTATAATGTTTGA